One genomic window of Verrucomicrobiia bacterium includes the following:
- a CDS encoding glucose 1-dehydrogenase, which yields MNQKKLTGKVAVVTGASKGIGASIAKHLAAEGASVVVNYASSKSGADKVVGEITAQGGKAIAVQGDVAKKADIERLFAETKKAYGKVDVLVNNAGVYEFGSLEQITPENFHKMFDLNVLGLLLTTQEALKYIPAEGASVINLSSLVSTYTPPNSAVYSATKGAVDSITGVLAKELGARKIRVNAIRPGMVETEGTHTGGFTSGDFRKQLESQTPLGRIGAPQDIATAVVFLASPDSSWITGETLLIAGGLR from the coding sequence ATGAACCAAAAAAAATTAACGGGTAAAGTCGCCGTCGTCACCGGCGCGTCCAAGGGCATCGGCGCCTCCATCGCGAAACATCTGGCCGCGGAAGGCGCATCCGTCGTCGTCAATTATGCGTCCAGCAAAAGCGGCGCGGACAAAGTCGTCGGCGAAATCACCGCGCAAGGCGGCAAGGCGATTGCCGTGCAGGGCGACGTCGCCAAAAAAGCGGACATTGAGCGTTTATTTGCCGAGACGAAAAAAGCCTACGGCAAAGTGGATGTGCTCGTGAACAACGCCGGCGTTTACGAATTCGGCTCGCTCGAACAAATCACGCCCGAGAATTTTCACAAAATGTTTGACCTGAATGTGCTCGGCCTGTTGCTCACCACCCAGGAAGCGTTGAAATATATTCCCGCCGAGGGCGCCAGCGTCATCAATCTCAGTTCGCTCGTGAGCACTTACACGCCGCCGAACTCGGCGGTTTACTCCGCCACCAAGGGCGCGGTGGATTCCATCACCGGCGTGCTCGCGAAGGAATTGGGCGCGCGCAAAATCCGCGTCAACGCCATCCGTCCGGGCATGGTGGAAACCGAAGGCACGCACACGGGCGGCTTCACCAGCGGCGATTTCCGCAAGCAGTTGGAATCGCAAACCCCGCTCGGCCGCATCGGCGCACCTCAGGACATCGCCACAGCCGTGGTATTTTTGGCGTCGCCAGATTCGTCATGGATCACCGGCGAAACCTTGCTCATCGCCGGCGGATTGCGCTAA
- the tnpA gene encoding IS200/IS605 family transposase has translation MANTYTQIYVQIVFVIEARQCLIRGEHKEELQKYISGVITRQGQKLLAISCMPDHTHVLIGLKPNIALSDLAGDIKTGSTNHINRQKWMPGKFSWQEGFGAFSYSHSQLTEVIRYIQNQEAHHSKKSFREEYLNLLNKFEVPFDERYVFKEV, from the coding sequence ATGGCCAATACTTACACTCAAATTTATGTCCAAATCGTCTTTGTGATAGAAGCGCGGCAATGTCTTATCCGCGGCGAACATAAAGAAGAGCTGCAAAAATACATTTCGGGTGTCATTACCCGGCAGGGTCAAAAGCTTTTGGCCATCTCTTGCATGCCCGATCACACGCATGTTTTGATCGGCCTTAAACCGAACATCGCTCTGTCCGATTTGGCGGGCGATATCAAAACGGGGTCAACCAACCACATCAACCGGCAAAAATGGATGCCGGGCAAATTTTCCTGGCAGGAAGGGTTCGGCGCATTTTCGTATTCGCATTCTCAATTAACGGAGGTGATCCGATATATTCAGAATCAGGAAGCGCATCATTCCAAAAAATCGTTTCGGGAGGAATATTTGAATCTCTTGAACAAATTTGAGGTTCCTTTTGATGAGCGATATGTCTTCAAAGAGGTTTGA
- a CDS encoding toxin-antitoxin system HicB family antitoxin: protein MATITIRLPDAKHERLRRLAERNGVSLNKLVDEWASMALAQFDTETRFLLRASRGDAKRGLALLQKLDHASAMRQGRKKSEH, encoded by the coding sequence ATGGCGACTATAACCATCCGTCTTCCTGACGCAAAACACGAACGTCTGCGCCGCCTTGCCGAGCGCAATGGAGTGAGCTTGAATAAGCTGGTTGACGAATGGGCCAGCATGGCTTTGGCGCAATTCGATACGGAAACCCGTTTCCTGCTGCGGGCTTCGCGAGGCGATGCCAAACGAGGCTTGGCGTTGCTACAAAAATTGGATCACGCGTCAGCGATGCGGCAAGGGCGCAAAAAGTCCGAACATTAA
- a CDS encoding sigma-54 dependent transcriptional regulator, translating into MPIEKIIVLEDELIVRKNLEQLLRQRRYDVASTGTIAGAHELMAKDTFDLIFVDVRLPDGEGTDLLRELQSRPEKPLVVMVTGFGSVESAVECMRNGAFDYMLKPFSNDQLEVTLKKADNFNQLLKVNEYFNRAEEEESGYELLGQSPVMENLRQLIRKVARTQATVLIAGESGTGKELVARALYRQSPRANAPFIKLNCAAVPENLIESEFFGHEKGAFTGALTKREGRFELAHNGTILLDEISEISPQVQAKLLRVLQERELERVGGNRTIKVDVRVIATTNRKLEESVERKEFRQDLFFRLNVVPIQVPPLRDRREDVPFLAQQFMQRFARKHGVRVRGLTDDCQAALKAHNWPGNVRELQNVIERAVILCGDGGLLETEHLGLTAVAASAAGNTAPVSAKPSSAGATTNTPSASVPVSSSAATSPAGDLVSLAELEKRHIFAALEKTNQNRTHAAKLLGISIRTLRNKLTEYGVNAKEESGGETEE; encoded by the coding sequence ATGCCCATTGAAAAAATTATCGTGCTTGAGGACGAACTGATCGTCCGCAAGAACCTCGAACAACTGCTTCGCCAACGCCGCTATGACGTGGCGTCCACCGGCACCATCGCCGGCGCCCACGAATTGATGGCCAAGGATACCTTCGACCTGATCTTCGTGGATGTCCGCCTGCCCGACGGCGAGGGCACAGATCTTTTGCGCGAATTGCAATCGCGTCCGGAGAAGCCGCTGGTGGTGATGGTCACAGGTTTTGGCTCGGTCGAGTCCGCCGTGGAGTGCATGCGCAACGGGGCGTTCGACTACATGCTCAAGCCGTTTTCGAACGACCAGCTCGAGGTCACACTCAAGAAGGCGGATAATTTCAATCAACTTCTCAAGGTCAACGAGTATTTCAACCGCGCCGAAGAGGAAGAGTCTGGTTACGAACTCCTTGGCCAAAGCCCGGTCATGGAAAATTTGCGGCAACTCATCCGCAAGGTTGCACGCACTCAAGCGACGGTGTTGATTGCTGGCGAAAGCGGCACCGGCAAAGAATTGGTCGCAAGAGCACTTTATCGTCAAAGTCCGCGTGCAAATGCCCCTTTTATCAAGTTAAACTGCGCTGCAGTGCCTGAAAACCTTATTGAGAGCGAGTTCTTCGGCCACGAAAAAGGCGCTTTTACAGGTGCGCTGACCAAGCGCGAAGGCCGCTTTGAATTGGCCCATAATGGAACCATTCTCCTCGACGAAATCAGCGAGATTTCTCCGCAAGTTCAGGCCAAGCTGCTGCGCGTCCTTCAGGAACGCGAGTTGGAACGCGTCGGCGGGAATCGTACCATTAAAGTGGATGTCCGCGTCATCGCGACGACTAACCGCAAGCTGGAGGAAAGCGTTGAGCGAAAAGAATTTCGGCAGGATCTTTTCTTCCGCCTGAATGTCGTGCCGATTCAGGTGCCGCCCTTGCGCGACCGCCGTGAAGATGTGCCATTTCTTGCGCAACAATTCATGCAGCGCTTCGCCCGCAAACACGGCGTGCGGGTGCGTGGCTTGACCGATGATTGCCAAGCCGCGCTCAAGGCCCACAACTGGCCCGGCAATGTGCGCGAACTCCAGAATGTCATCGAGCGCGCGGTCATCCTCTGCGGCGACGGCGGCCTGCTTGAAACCGAACACCTCGGCCTGACGGCGGTGGCGGCTTCCGCCGCTGGCAATACTGCTCCGGTTTCTGCGAAACCGAGCAGCGCTGGCGCCACAACCAATACTCCTTCCGCCTCTGTTCCAGTGAGCAGCAGTGCAGCCACTTCCCCGGCAGGCGACTTGGTTAGTCTTGCCGAACTCGAGAAACGCCACATTTTCGCCGCGCTGGAAAAGACGAATCAAAACCGCACACACGCCGCGAAACTACTCGGCATCAGCATCCGCACCTTGCGCAACAAACTCACCGAATACGGCGTCAACGCCAAAGAAGAATCCGGCGGCGAGACTGAGGAATAG
- a CDS encoding immunoglobulin domain-containing protein produces the protein MAQSSFLKSFVRVLFAPGVKVRTSRSFGFRNAFLAIAALVLLAAMTSEAAPRRRLSGHVPPAVASVAAVDRLDRSAKLELSIGLPLRNEAEFDALLEQIYDPASTNYHHYLSPADFAERFGPTAEDYQKVIDFAQAHGLAVSKTFSNHTLVVVQGAATNIEDAFQLNLRVYPHPTENRRFFAPDTEPSVDASVPILDISGLDNYVLPHPMNLQISPAAQTANFQSQAIPPLTGSGPNRNFIGNDFRAAYAPNVSLTGVGQTVALFELDGYFPVDITNYKNEAHEPDVPVQNVLVNYDGTAGSNNVEVALDIELAISMAPGLSKVLVYEGTTGNSILTQMFQDNAAAQCSASWTYSINGTTTNLFREFAAAGVSFFTASGDSGEYKNTPATPTDVPFLTSVGGTTLQTSSAGGPWSSEIVWNWFTTGQGTAASSGGISTSYNLPTWQSGVATTANKASTTKRNIPDVALTADNIFVNVNNGSSGTVGGTSCAAPLWAGFAALMNQQASAHGLTNVGFINPSIYAIAKTANYTNAFHDVTTGNNTNANSSTRFPATTGYDLCTGLGSPNGANLIAALVPVPIITTQPADEVTSPGSNVTFSVQAAGTSLSYQWQENNNNIAGANSSAYTITNAQVSDEGNYSVIVSDNSLAVTSSVATLTMSAPPIFTLQPQDQSVPQGATVVFMGMATGTPDPTYQWQLNGADIPFATDTTLTIPNAQLSNAGTYTLVASNSGGATFSSNAVLIVQAPPAISAQPVSRSVNQGNSALFSVTATGTPTLIYQWQFNSNNISGATNFFYVVSNAQLGNSGSYDVIVMNDYGTITSSVATLTVNAPPIITLQPQGESLTVGDTANFSVAATGTPQVNYHWLFNNVALSDSARINGSQTANLTINGVLTSDAGNYQAVAANSFGLSNSIVVSLSVVPATPVITWTTPAAITYGSALTVTQLNVTATQPGTFAYSPALGTVPDAGTNLLSVIFTPSDAADYNSVTSHVSIMVLPVVLTVTAADASRAFGQANPVFTANVTGAVNGDAFTTAASSLATATNLPGTYPIVPSLSGTNSRAANYSVTLVNGSLTITNASPPTIARIDPHSGATNGGTTVIITGTGFQNGATINFGTLAAVSVTVTNDTNIIAVTPAAPLGAVDIILTNADGQTAVLTNAFTYVEPQTIDITPAQITSEPTNATAPLGGSAIFSLTATGAQPLVYQWLLNNTNLPAATNATLSLSDIQPSDAGMYQAIVTNAYGAATSSIVTLSVLGAPVSFTTPPGGLQISNGQFVLQLSGLTGQGPVIIQSSTNLIDWTPIYTNPPGFGQLQFTDTNASNNTTGFYRAVTQSSQ, from the coding sequence ATGGCTCAAAGCAGCTTTCTGAAGTCCTTTGTGCGCGTGCTGTTCGCGCCGGGGGTGAAGGTTCGCACTTCGCGTTCGTTCGGTTTTCGTAATGCTTTCCTCGCCATCGCTGCTCTCGTGCTTCTGGCCGCGATGACTTCCGAAGCCGCACCGCGCCGTCGTCTTTCCGGCCATGTTCCGCCGGCGGTCGCCAGTGTGGCGGCGGTGGATCGTCTGGATCGCTCCGCCAAGCTTGAGCTTTCCATCGGCCTGCCTTTGCGCAACGAGGCGGAATTCGACGCCTTGCTCGAACAGATTTACGATCCCGCGAGCACGAATTATCACCACTACCTTTCGCCCGCGGATTTCGCCGAACGATTCGGGCCCACGGCCGAGGATTATCAAAAGGTCATTGATTTCGCCCAGGCGCATGGCCTCGCCGTCAGCAAAACTTTTTCCAATCACACGCTGGTGGTCGTTCAGGGCGCGGCCACCAATATTGAAGACGCGTTTCAATTGAACTTGCGCGTTTATCCGCATCCCACGGAGAACCGGCGATTTTTTGCGCCGGACACCGAGCCATCGGTTGACGCGAGTGTTCCGATTTTGGACATTAGCGGATTGGATAATTACGTTTTGCCGCACCCGATGAATTTACAAATCAGTCCCGCCGCTCAAACCGCTAATTTCCAATCGCAGGCTATTCCGCCGCTGACCGGTTCCGGTCCCAACCGTAATTTTATCGGGAACGATTTTCGCGCCGCGTATGCGCCGAATGTTTCGCTGACGGGCGTCGGCCAAACGGTCGCGTTGTTTGAACTGGACGGTTATTTTCCAGTGGACATCACCAATTATAAAAACGAAGCGCACGAGCCGGATGTGCCGGTGCAAAATGTGCTGGTGAATTACGACGGCACGGCTGGCTCGAATAATGTGGAAGTCGCGTTGGACATCGAACTGGCGATTTCGATGGCGCCCGGTTTATCCAAGGTGCTGGTCTATGAAGGCACGACGGGAAATTCCATCCTCACGCAAATGTTTCAGGACAATGCTGCCGCGCAATGCAGCGCGTCCTGGACTTACTCCATCAATGGGACTACCACGAATCTTTTTCGCGAATTCGCCGCCGCCGGAGTTTCGTTTTTCACCGCGTCCGGCGACAGCGGCGAGTATAAAAATACCCCCGCCACGCCGACCGATGTTCCTTTTCTCACGAGTGTTGGCGGCACGACGCTGCAGACCAGTTCCGCCGGCGGCCCGTGGTCGTCGGAGATTGTATGGAACTGGTTCACCACCGGCCAGGGTACCGCCGCAAGCAGCGGTGGTATCAGCACGAGTTACAATTTGCCGACGTGGCAATCGGGTGTCGCCACGACTGCCAACAAAGCCTCGACCACGAAACGAAATATTCCCGATGTCGCCCTGACGGCGGACAATATTTTTGTGAACGTGAATAACGGCAGTTCCGGCACGGTGGGCGGAACGAGTTGTGCGGCCCCGTTGTGGGCGGGATTCGCGGCGTTGATGAACCAGCAAGCCTCGGCGCATGGGCTTACGAATGTAGGTTTCATCAATCCTTCGATCTACGCCATCGCAAAAACTGCGAACTACACGAACGCCTTTCACGACGTCACCACGGGCAATAACACCAATGCCAATAGCTCAACCCGTTTTCCCGCGACGACCGGTTACGATCTTTGCACCGGCCTCGGCTCGCCCAACGGCGCGAACCTCATCGCCGCGCTGGTGCCTGTGCCGATCATCACCACGCAACCGGCAGATGAAGTCACTTCGCCCGGCAGCAATGTCACTTTTTCCGTGCAAGCTGCGGGCACATCACTTTCTTATCAGTGGCAGGAGAATAACAACAACATTGCTGGCGCGAACAGTTCCGCTTACACGATCACCAACGCGCAAGTTTCCGATGAGGGAAATTATTCCGTCATCGTTTCCGATAATTCGTTGGCCGTGACGAGCAGCGTTGCCACGTTGACCATGAGCGCGCCGCCCATTTTTACTTTGCAGCCGCAAGATCAGTCGGTCCCGCAAGGCGCGACCGTCGTGTTCATGGGCATGGCCACGGGCACGCCGGATCCTACGTATCAATGGCAACTCAACGGCGCGGACATTCCGTTCGCGACGGACACGACGCTCACCATCCCGAACGCGCAACTCAGCAACGCGGGCACTTATACGCTCGTCGCGTCGAATTCCGGCGGGGCGACTTTCAGTTCCAACGCCGTTTTGATCGTGCAGGCGCCGCCCGCGATTTCCGCACAACCCGTTTCACGCTCGGTAAATCAAGGTAACAGCGCGCTTTTTTCGGTGACGGCTACGGGCACGCCCACGCTTATTTATCAATGGCAGTTCAACAGCAATAATATTTCTGGCGCGACGAATTTCTTTTACGTCGTCTCCAATGCGCAACTCGGCAACTCCGGCAGCTACGATGTCATCGTCATGAATGATTACGGAACCATCACCAGTTCGGTGGCGACGCTCACTGTGAATGCCCCGCCGATCATCACGTTGCAACCGCAAGGCGAAAGCCTCACCGTCGGCGACACCGCAAATTTCAGCGTCGCGGCCACTGGCACGCCGCAGGTCAACTACCATTGGCTGTTCAACAATGTTGCGCTCTCTGACAGCGCGCGTATCAACGGCTCGCAAACCGCCAATCTCACCATCAACGGAGTGCTCACCAGCGACGCGGGAAATTACCAGGCCGTCGCCGCCAATTCTTTCGGCTTGAGCAATAGTATCGTTGTCTCATTGTCCGTCGTCCCCGCCACCCCGGTCATCACTTGGACAACGCCCGCAGCGATCACTTACGGCTCCGCGCTCACGGTGACGCAATTAAATGTCACCGCTACTCAGCCCGGAACTTTCGCCTATTCGCCCGCGCTCGGAACGGTTCCCGATGCCGGCACGAATCTTCTCTCGGTAATTTTCACGCCGAGCGACGCGGCGGATTACAACAGTGTCACGAGCCACGTCAGCATTATGGTTTTACCGGTGGTGTTGACCGTCACCGCAGCCGATGCTTCCCGCGCTTTCGGCCAGGCGAACCCAGTCTTCACCGCCAATGTTACCGGCGCCGTGAATGGCGATGCCTTCACCACGGCGGCCAGCAGCCTCGCCACCGCGACCAATCTCCCCGGAACCTATCCCATCGTGCCGAGTCTCTCCGGCACGAACAGCCGCGCCGCCAATTATTCCGTCACACTGGTGAACGGCAGCTTGACCATCACGAACGCTTCTCCGCCCACAATCGCGCGCATTGACCCCCATTCCGGCGCAACCAACGGTGGCACGACCGTAATCATCACCGGTACGGGTTTTCAGAACGGCGCCACCATTAATTTCGGCACGCTCGCCGCTGTCTCCGTGACCGTCACCAACGACACCAACATCATCGCCGTCACGCCCGCCGCGCCCCTCGGTGCCGTGGACATCATCCTCACCAACGCCGACGGCCAAACCGCCGTCCTCACGAATGCCTTCACCTATGTCGAACCGCAAACCATAGACATCACGCCCGCGCAAATCACCAGCGAACCCACCAACGCCACCGCCCCGCTCGGCGGCAGCGCGATCTTTTCGCTCACCGCCACGGGCGCGCAACCACTCGTTTATCAATGGTTGCTGAACAATACGAATCTGCCCGCCGCCACCAACGCCACCCTCTCCCTCAGCGACATCCAGCCGTCCGACGCGGGCATGTATCAGGCCATCGTGACCAACGCGTATGGCGCGGCCACCAGCAGTATCGTCACCCTCAGCGTGCTCGGCGCGCCGGTGTCCTTCACCACTCCACCCGGCGGCTTGCAAATTTCCAACGGCCAATTCGTCCTCCAACTTTCCGGCCTCACCGGCCAGGGCCCCGTCATCATTCAAAGTTCCACCAACCTGATTGATTGGACGCCGATCTACACGAACCCGCCCGGCTTCGGCCAGCTTCAATTCACCGACACCAACGCGAGCAATAACACCACCGGTTTTTATCGCGCCGTCACGCAATCTTCGCAATAG
- a CDS encoding DUF5985 family protein, whose translation MKDPLLINSFLSGAIVIAAWAIALFFLRFKKTTNDRLFGFFAAAFFLIGLERIVLELNSSELPAQVYLIRLTAFLLILIGILDKNRKEKKP comes from the coding sequence ATGAAAGACCCGCTGCTCATCAATTCCTTTTTGTCCGGCGCGATCGTGATCGCGGCGTGGGCGATCGCGCTGTTTTTTCTGCGCTTCAAAAAAACGACGAACGACCGTTTGTTCGGGTTTTTTGCGGCGGCGTTTTTCCTGATTGGCCTTGAGCGGATCGTGCTGGAACTCAACTCTTCGGAATTACCGGCGCAGGTTTACCTGATCCGGCTCACCGCGTTTCTGCTGATCCTCATCGGCATTCTCGATAAAAACCGGAAAGAAAAAAAGCCGTGA
- a CDS encoding ThuA domain-containing protein produces MMNRRQMILRTGAAAMGLGLAGCTTSSADTSRTKKILFFSKSSGFEHSVIKSVNGQPSFAQKILTDLAPQHGVEFTFSKDGSLFTPDYLAQFDAYFFYTTGSLTEAGTDKNPPMTVAGKQAFLDAIAGGKGFIGTHSASDTFHTGEGPDAWKVKGASRYKNYGAEADPYIRMLGAEFIIHGKQQHSTIRVIDPNFPGFKDVGATFSWNEEWYSLKDFADNLHVILLQDTAGMEGDPYQRPPYPETWARMHGKGRVFYTSMGHREDVWTNPLYHEMLFGGISWAVRNVNANVTPNIAQVAPNCMQLPPAPKRG; encoded by the coding sequence ATGATGAACCGCCGCCAAATGATTCTCCGCACCGGGGCCGCCGCTATGGGCTTGGGCCTTGCGGGTTGCACCACCTCCTCCGCCGACACGTCTCGCACGAAGAAAATACTTTTCTTCAGCAAGTCTTCTGGCTTTGAGCATTCCGTCATCAAGTCCGTGAACGGCCAGCCAAGCTTCGCGCAAAAAATCCTGACCGACCTAGCCCCGCAACATGGCGTCGAGTTCACGTTCTCCAAGGACGGCAGTCTGTTCACGCCGGATTATCTCGCGCAGTTCGACGCGTATTTCTTTTACACCACCGGTTCGCTCACTGAAGCGGGCACGGACAAAAATCCGCCGATGACCGTCGCCGGCAAACAGGCGTTCCTCGATGCCATCGCCGGCGGCAAAGGTTTTATCGGCACGCACTCGGCGTCCGACACCTTTCACACCGGTGAAGGTCCCGATGCGTGGAAGGTCAAAGGCGCCAGCCGCTACAAAAATTACGGCGCGGAAGCCGATCCCTACATCCGTATGCTGGGCGCGGAATTCATCATTCACGGCAAGCAGCAGCACTCGACCATTCGTGTGATTGATCCCAATTTCCCTGGCTTCAAAGACGTCGGAGCCACTTTCTCATGGAATGAGGAATGGTATTCGTTGAAGGATTTCGCGGACAACCTGCACGTGATCCTCTTGCAGGACACCGCCGGCATGGAGGGCGACCCGTATCAACGCCCGCCGTATCCCGAGACTTGGGCGCGCATGCACGGCAAAGGCCGCGTATTCTATACCTCTATGGGCCATCGCGAAGACGTGTGGACGAACCCGCTGTATCACGAAATGCTTTTCGGCGGCATCTCCTGGGCCGTGCGCAATGTCAACGCGAACGTCACGCCGAACATTGCGCAAGTCGCGCCGAATTGCATGCAGTTGCCTCCCGCGCCGAAGCGGGGCTGA
- a CDS encoding DUF5985 family protein translates to MMAETVYILCALTGMLCAVLLFRGFRATHTPLLFWSTCCFVCLTATNILLFVDLVLLPNVDLSVPRGGLTLAGLLMLLFGLIRERS, encoded by the coding sequence ATGATGGCAGAAACGGTTTACATTCTTTGCGCGCTGACGGGGATGCTCTGCGCCGTGTTGCTGTTCCGGGGATTTCGCGCCACGCACACGCCGTTGCTGTTCTGGAGCACGTGCTGTTTCGTCTGTTTGACCGCGACGAACATCCTTCTGTTTGTTGATTTGGTCCTGCTGCCCAATGTGGACCTCTCCGTGCCGCGCGGCGGCCTCACGCTCGCCGGATTACTTATGCTGCTGTTCGGGCTGATTCGGGAGCGTTCGTGA